The Streptomyces sp. 135 sequence GCTGAAGACCACCATCAACACCATGGTGGACACGCTCTCCTCGTTCTCCTCGGAGGTCACGCGCGTGGCCCGCGAGGTCGGCTCCGAGGGCCAGCTCGGCGGCCAGGCCCGGGTCGAGGGCGTGTACGGCACGTGGAAGCGCCTGACGACGAACGTGAACGAGCTGGCGCTGAACCTCACCACCCAGGTCCGCGCCATCGCCGAGGTCGCCTCCGCCGTGGCCCAGGGCGACATGACCCGCGCCATCACCGTCGAGACGCGCGGCGAGGTGTCCGAGCTCAAGGACAACATCAACCTCATGGTCTCCAACCTCCGCGAGACCACCCGCGCCAAGGACTGGCTGGAGTCCAACCTCGCCCGCCTCGCGGGCCTGATGCAGGGCCACCGAGATCTGATGGAGGTCGCCGACCTGATCCTGCGCGAGCTGACCCCGCTGGTGAACGCGCAGTACGGCGCCTTCTTCCTGGCCGACCCCGACACCGCCGAGGGCCCGGCGCCCACCCGGATCACCGCGAAGGGCCTCGCCTTCATCGCGGGGTACGGCGCGGCCCAGGGCTCGGTCGTCGACACGGGCGGGATGCCCGCGCAGGGCCTGGTGCGCCAGGCGGCCCTGGAGAAGAAGCGCATCCTCGTCGAGGAGGTGCCACCGGACTACATCAAGATCCACTCGGGGCTCGGGGACGCCGCCCCCGCGACCGTCGTGATCATCCCGATCCTCTTCGAGGACAAGCTGCTCGGCGTGATCGAGCTGGCCACCTTCTCCCGCTTCTCCGACGTCCACCTGGCCTTCTTCGACCAGTTCGTGAACACCATCGGCGTCGCCATCAACACCATCATCGCCAACTCCCGTACGGAGTCGCTGCTCGGCGAGTCCCAGCGCCTGGCCACCCAGCTCCAGGAACGCTCGGACGAACTCCAGCGCCAGCAGGCCGAGTTGCGCCGCTCGAACGCCGAGCTGGAGGAGAAGGCGGCCCTGCTCGCCACGAGCTCCCAGTACAAGTCGGAGTTCCTCGCGAACATGTCGCACGAGCTGCGCACGCCGCTCAACTCCCTGCTGATCCTGGCCCGGCTGCTCTCCGACAACCCGGACGGCCATCTCTCCGACCAGGAGGTGCAGTTCGCGACGACGATCCACCGCTCGGGCTCGGACCTCCTCCAGCTCATCAACGACATCCTGGACCTGTCGAAGATCGAGGCCGGCCGGATGGACGTACGCCCCAAGAAGCTTCCGCTGATCAAGGTCCTCGACTACGTCCACGCGACGTTCCGCCCGCTCACCCTCGACCGGGGCCTCGCCTTCGACGTGTCGGTCGGCGACGACGTGCCGCGCGAGATGTTCTCGGACGAGCAGCGCCTCCAGCAGATCCTGCGCAACCTCCTGTCGAACGCCGTCAAGTTCACCTCGTCGGGCGGCGTCCAGCTGCGGGTCAGCCGCGTCACGGACACCGCGGGCGACCGGCTGCTCCACGACAACGACGACCTGCTCTGCTTCGCGGTCAGCGACACCGGCATCGGCATCCCGGCCGAGCAACTGCCGGTGATCTTCGAGGCGTTCCAGCAGGCCGACGGCACCACCAACCGCAAGTACGGCGGCACCGGCCTCGGCCTCTCCATCAGCCGCGAGATCGCGGGCCTGCTCGGCGGCCGCATCACCGCCGAGAGCCGCCCCGGCCACGGCTCCACCTTCTCGCTCTACGTCCCCGTGGTGCACCCGGGCCACGGCGCGGCCGCCGTCGCGTACGCCGCGTCGCACACCCAGGACCTGCCGGAGCCCCAGGAACACGCCGTGCAGCGGCCGCACACCACCCTCGAACCGGACGACAGCTGGCCCATGCCCGCCAAGCTCGAGGAGTGGAAGGAAGGCCGCGCCGGTCGCTTGCTGCCCGGCCGCAGGGTGCTGATCGTCGACGACGACATCCGCAACGTCTTCGCGCTCACGCACGTGCTCAGCCGCGTCGGCATGCCCGTCCTGTACGCGGAGAACGGCCGCGAGGGCATCGAGACCCTGGAGCGCAACCCGGACGTCGACCTCGTCCTGATGGACATCATGATGCCGGAGATGGACGGCTACGAAACCATGGCCGCCATCCGCCGCAGCCCCCGCTGGCAGGGCCTGCCCATCGTCGCCCTCACCGCGAAGGCCATGCCGGGGGACCGCGAGAAGGCCATCGCCCAGGGCGCCACCGACTACGTGCCCAAGCCCGTGGACGTGGATCAGCTCCTCGGCGTCATCTGCGCCCTCCTCGATCCGGAGGGCGCACCCGCCGAAGCCTCCGAGGGCACCCCCGCCGCAGGCCCCGAGGGCACACCCGCCGACGGCCCGGCCGCGCCAGGCGACAGCCCCGTCACGCCGGCCACCGATCGAGGCCCCCGACCATGAACGCAGAGCCCCGCAGCGACCACCACGCGAGCATCCTCCTCGTCGACGACATGGAGGACAATCTGTTGGCACTCGAAGCGATCCTGACGTCCCTGAACGAGCCGCTGGTACGCGCCCGTTCGGGAGAGGAGGCGATGAAGGCGATCCTGCGGCAGCGGTTCGCCGTGATCCTCCTCGACGTCCGGATGCCGGGCATGGACGGTTTCGAGACGGCGTCGAACATCAAACGCCTCGACCAGACCAAGGACGTGCCCATCATCTTCCTGACGGGCACCGACCACGACGCCGGCTACGCCTTCCGGGGGTACGCGACGGGCGCGGCCGACTTCCTCACCAAACCGTTCGACCCGTGGGTCCTGCGCGCCAAGGTCAGTGTCTTCCTCGAACTGCACAGGAAGACCCGGCAGTTGGAGCGGATACTCGCCCGCGAGCAGCTCCAGTTCGACGAGCTTGCCGCGCGCCTGTCCGCGATCGAGGCCCACATGGCGGCGAGCAGCCTGAACGACGTCCTGGAGCTGCGCCACCATGTGAAGCACATGGAGGAACTGGTGCGGGAGATGCGTCACGGACGGAGCCGCTAGACGCGTCCTGGCCGGCTACGCCTCACGCGAGCCCGCGTACATCTCGTCGATCAGGTGCTTGTACTCCCGCTCGACGACCGGGCGCTTCAGCTTCAGGCTGGGCGTCAGCTCGCCGTGTTCGACGTCCAGGTCGCGCGGCAGGAGCCGGAACTTCTTGATGGTCTGCCAGCGCTGGAGGCCTCCGTTGAGCTGCTGCACATAGCCCTCGATCAGCTCGACCGTGGCGGGCGCGGCGCAGACCTCGGCGTAGGACTTGCCGCCCAGGCCGTTCTCCTCGGCCCAGGCGAGGATCGCGGGCTCGTCGAGGGAGATCAGCGCGGTGCAGTAGTTCTTGTCGGCGCCGTGCACCAGGATGTTGGAGACGTACGGGCACACGGCCTTGAACTGGCCCTCGACCTCGGCGGGCGCGATGTACTTGCCGCCGGAGGTTTTGATCAGGTCCTTCTTGCGGTCGGTGATCCGCAGATAGCCGTCGACTGACAGCTCGCCGATGTCCCCGGTGTGGAACCATCCGTCGGACTCCAGGACCTCGGCCGTCTTCTCCGGCAGGCCGTGGTAGCCCTCCATGATGCCGGGGCCGCGCAGCAGGATCTCGCCGTCGTCCGCGATGCGCACCTCGGTGCCGGGCAGCGGCTTGCCGACGGTGCCGGTGCGGTAGGCCTCGCCGGGGTTCACGAAGGAGGCGGCGGAGGACTCGGTCAGGCCGTAGCCCTCCAGGATGTGGATGCCGGCGCCCGCGAAGAAGTACCCGATGTCGGGCGCGAGGGCCGCCGACCCGGAGACGGCGGCGCGCAGCCGTCCGCCGAAGGCCTCGCGCAGCTTGGAGAAGACCAGCGTGTCGGCGGCCTTGTGCTTGGCGCGCAGGCCGAAGGGGACCGAGGCGTTGCCGGTCCTGCGGAAGTTGTCCTGGCTGACCTTCGCGTACTCGCGGGAGACCTCGGCCGCCCACAGGAAGATCTTGTACTTGGCGCCGCCACCGGCCCGGGCCTTGGCCGCGACGCCGTTGTAGACCTTCTCGAAGATGCGCGGCACGGCAGCCATGTACGTCGGCTGCACGACCGGCAGATTCTCGATGATCTTGTCGACGCGGCCGTCGACGGCGGTGACGTGGCCGAGCTCGATCTGCCCGGAGGTCAGCACCTTGCCGAACACGTGCGCGAGCGGCAGCCAGAGGTACTGCACGTCGTCGGGGCCGAGCAGACCGGTCGCCGCGATGGCCTTCGCCATGTACGACCAGTTGTCGTGCGGGAGCCGCACGCCCTTGGGCTTGCCGGTGGTGCCGGAGGTGTAGATCAGCGTCGCGAGCTGGTCTGCGGTGATCGCCGCGATCCGGTCCTTGACGAGCGCGGGGCTCTTCTCCAGGTACGCGGCGC is a genomic window containing:
- a CDS encoding response regulator gives rise to the protein MNAEPRSDHHASILLVDDMEDNLLALEAILTSLNEPLVRARSGEEAMKAILRQRFAVILLDVRMPGMDGFETASNIKRLDQTKDVPIIFLTGTDHDAGYAFRGYATGAADFLTKPFDPWVLRAKVSVFLELHRKTRQLERILAREQLQFDELAARLSAIEAHMAASSLNDVLELRHHVKHMEELVREMRHGRSR
- a CDS encoding long-chain fatty acid--CoA ligase, producing MSDTQTLIENRPPSVAHLFLERVAATPDAEAYRYPVPAASGEGPDEWKALSWSQAADRVYAIAAGLVELGLQPEDRVALASATRVEWILADLGIMCAGAATTTVYPQTNAEESAYIVADSGSRVLIAEDAAQLAKARAKRAELPELRHVVVIDAEGASAAEGDPEGWVLTLAELEARGAAYLEKSPALVKDRIAAITADQLATLIYTSGTTGKPKGVRLPHDNWSYMAKAIAATGLLGPDDVQYLWLPLAHVFGKVLTSGQIELGHVTAVDGRVDKIIENLPVVQPTYMAAVPRIFEKVYNGVAAKARAGGGAKYKIFLWAAEVSREYAKVSQDNFRRTGNASVPFGLRAKHKAADTLVFSKLREAFGGRLRAAVSGSAALAPDIGYFFAGAGIHILEGYGLTESSAASFVNPGEAYRTGTVGKPLPGTEVRIADDGEILLRGPGIMEGYHGLPEKTAEVLESDGWFHTGDIGELSVDGYLRITDRKKDLIKTSGGKYIAPAEVEGQFKAVCPYVSNILVHGADKNYCTALISLDEPAILAWAEENGLGGKSYAEVCAAPATVELIEGYVQQLNGGLQRWQTIKKFRLLPRDLDVEHGELTPSLKLKRPVVEREYKHLIDEMYAGSREA
- a CDS encoding HAMP domain-containing protein is translated as MRAARDGDFTKVAPIGGGITAELYAVFNEMLDRSLHFDAELIRVRREIIRHGRLDERFTASPGQGRWTDRVQEVNSLLDSLVAPAANATRVLNAVAGGDLTQRVDLHDGSRELRGDLRRLGRAVNTMVDQLSLFTGEVTRVAREVGTEGRLGGRAKVRGLSGSWRDVTEAVNTMASRLTAQVRDIALVTTAVAQGDLTRTVTVEATGELLELKLTVNTMVEQLSAFAAEVTRVAREVGTEGQLGGRAQARGVSGVWKDLTDNVNFMASNLTSQVRNIAQVTTAVANGDLSQKITVDARGEILELKSTVNTMVDQLSAFADEVTRVAREVGTEGNLGGRAQVRGVSGVWKDLTDNVNFMADNLTSQVRNIALVSTAVAQGDLGKKITVEAKGEILELKSTINTMVDQLSAFADEVTRVAREVGTEGNLGGQAQVRGVSGVWKDLTDNVNFMASNLTSQVRNIAQVTTAVANGDLSKMITVTARGEILELKDTVNTMVTQLRAFADEVTRVAREVGTDGRLGGRAQVLGVSGVWKDLTDNVNYMADNLTGQVRNIAQVATAVAQGDLSKKIDVDARGEILELKTTINTMVDTLSSFSSEVTRVAREVGSEGQLGGQARVEGVYGTWKRLTTNVNELALNLTTQVRAIAEVASAVAQGDMTRAITVETRGEVSELKDNINLMVSNLRETTRAKDWLESNLARLAGLMQGHRDLMEVADLILRELTPLVNAQYGAFFLADPDTAEGPAPTRITAKGLAFIAGYGAAQGSVVDTGGMPAQGLVRQAALEKKRILVEEVPPDYIKIHSGLGDAAPATVVIIPILFEDKLLGVIELATFSRFSDVHLAFFDQFVNTIGVAINTIIANSRTESLLGESQRLATQLQERSDELQRQQAELRRSNAELEEKAALLATSSQYKSEFLANMSHELRTPLNSLLILARLLSDNPDGHLSDQEVQFATTIHRSGSDLLQLINDILDLSKIEAGRMDVRPKKLPLIKVLDYVHATFRPLTLDRGLAFDVSVGDDVPREMFSDEQRLQQILRNLLSNAVKFTSSGGVQLRVSRVTDTAGDRLLHDNDDLLCFAVSDTGIGIPAEQLPVIFEAFQQADGTTNRKYGGTGLGLSISREIAGLLGGRITAESRPGHGSTFSLYVPVVHPGHGAAAVAYAASHTQDLPEPQEHAVQRPHTTLEPDDSWPMPAKLEEWKEGRAGRLLPGRRVLIVDDDIRNVFALTHVLSRVGMPVLYAENGREGIETLERNPDVDLVLMDIMMPEMDGYETMAAIRRSPRWQGLPIVALTAKAMPGDREKAIAQGATDYVPKPVDVDQLLGVICALLDPEGAPAEASEGTPAAGPEGTPADGPAAPGDSPVTPATDRGPRP